Proteins from one Microbacterium proteolyticum genomic window:
- the rpsJ gene encoding 30S ribosomal protein S10, which yields MAGQKIRIRLKSYDHAGLDSSARKIVDTVTRAGATVVGPVPLPTEKNVVCVIRSPHKYKDSREHFEMRTHKRLIDIIDPTPKAVDSLMRLDLPADVNIEIKL from the coding sequence ATGGCGGGACAGAAGATCCGCATTCGCCTGAAGTCGTACGACCACGCCGGACTGGACTCGTCCGCGCGCAAGATCGTCGACACCGTGACCCGTGCCGGTGCCACCGTGGTGGGCCCGGTCCCCCTGCCGACCGAGAAGAACGTCGTGTGCGTCATCCGGTCGCCCCACAAGTACAAGGACAGCCGCGAGCACTTCGAGATGCGCACCCACAAGCGCCTCATCGACATCATCGACCCGACGCCCAAGGCCGTCGACTCGCTGATGCGCCTCGACCTCCCGGCCGATGTCAACATCGAGATCAAGCTCTGA
- the rplD gene encoding 50S ribosomal protein L4, whose protein sequence is MADSTLALDVRKSDGKKAGSVELPAAIFDVKTNIPLIHQVVVAQRAAARQGTHSTKRRGEVSGAGRKPFKQKGTGNARQGSIRAPHMTGGGIVHGPKPRDYGQRTPKKMIAAALLGALSDRARGERLHVVESFGIEGAPSTKAAAAVLTAFGAVKNVLVVIDRDDELTVKSVRNLAYVHVLTYGQLNAYDVLVSDDIVFTKAAYDAFVTSKSGATEEVSA, encoded by the coding sequence ATGGCTGACTCGACTCTCGCGCTCGACGTTCGCAAGTCCGACGGCAAGAAGGCCGGCTCCGTGGAGCTGCCCGCCGCGATCTTCGACGTCAAGACGAACATCCCGCTGATCCACCAGGTCGTCGTCGCCCAGCGCGCCGCCGCCCGTCAGGGCACGCACTCGACCAAGCGTCGTGGCGAGGTCTCCGGTGCCGGTCGCAAGCCCTTCAAGCAGAAGGGCACGGGTAACGCCCGTCAGGGCTCGATCCGCGCGCCGCACATGACCGGTGGCGGCATCGTCCACGGCCCGAAGCCCCGTGACTACGGCCAGCGCACCCCCAAGAAGATGATCGCCGCAGCCCTGCTGGGCGCGCTGAGCGACCGTGCTCGTGGCGAGCGCCTCCACGTCGTGGAGTCCTTCGGCATTGAGGGTGCTCCGTCGACCAAGGCCGCTGCCGCGGTCCTGACCGCTTTCGGCGCCGTCAAGAACGTCCTCGTGGTCATCGACCGCGACGACGAGCTGACGGTCAAGAGCGTGCGCAACCTCGCGTACGTCCACGTGCTGACCTACGGCCAGCTGAACGCCTACGACGTGCTCGTCTCCGACGACATCGTCTTCACCAAGGCCGCCTACGACGCGTTCGTCACGTCGAAGTCCGGCGCCACCGAGGAGGTCTCGGCATGA
- the rplC gene encoding 50S ribosomal protein L3, translating into MADINSKISKGLLGTKLGMTQVWDENGKLVPVTVIEVAPNVVTQLRSVEKDGYNAVQIGYGQIDPRKVNKPLTAHFEAAGVTPRRHLTEVRTADAADYSLGQELTVDGLFEAGQLVDVVGTSKGKGTAGVMKRHNFKGVSASHGAHRNHRKPGSIGASSTPSRVFKGMRMAGRMGGERVTVLNLTVHAVDAEKGLLLVKGAVPGARGRIVYVRNAVKGA; encoded by the coding sequence ATGGCTGACATCAACTCCAAGATCTCCAAGGGCCTCCTCGGCACCAAGCTCGGCATGACCCAGGTGTGGGACGAGAACGGCAAGCTCGTTCCCGTCACCGTCATCGAGGTCGCCCCGAACGTCGTGACCCAGCTCCGCTCGGTCGAGAAGGACGGCTACAACGCCGTTCAGATCGGCTACGGCCAGATCGACCCCCGCAAGGTGAACAAGCCCCTGACGGCCCACTTCGAGGCCGCGGGCGTCACCCCGCGTCGTCACCTCACCGAGGTTCGCACCGCGGATGCCGCTGACTACTCGCTCGGTCAGGAGCTCACCGTGGACGGCCTGTTCGAGGCCGGCCAGCTGGTCGACGTCGTCGGCACCAGCAAGGGCAAGGGCACCGCCGGTGTCATGAAGCGTCACAACTTCAAGGGTGTCTCCGCTTCGCACGGTGCGCACCGCAACCACCGCAAGCCCGGCTCGATCGGCGCCTCGTCGACCCCGAGCCGCGTCTTCAAGGGCATGCGCATGGCCGGCCGTATGGGTGGCGAGCGCGTGACCGTCCTCAACCTCACGGTGCACGCCGTCGACGCCGAGAAGGGTCTGCTGCTCGTCAAGGGCGCCGTCCCCGGTGCCCGTGGCCGCATCGTCTACGTCCGCAACGCAGTGAAGGGTGCCTGA
- a CDS encoding NAD-dependent epimerase/dehydratase family protein: MTRTLVVTGAGGFVGAHLCRIAADAGFSVFAVGREAKRPDSLDGFVDEYVGVDLTEEWPSQVPTDADVVHLAGLAAVGGSFRDPQLYLSSNSAMVTHLCEALMRGSGGGRVVGVSSGAVYAAGPGDSFIDEASPVGFSSPYAVSKVLVENQLSYYRGRGLDTVVARPFNHSGPGQGVGFIIPDLIRRLAQTSADEVLTTGSLSTRRDYTDVRDVARAYLALITAPRLDHDVYNVASGTPRSGSEILAAVCAALGRPVPETRLDPGLLRPNDPASITGDAGRLREQTGWAPQVSFEQMIVESVSSVLA; this comes from the coding sequence ATGACGCGGACGCTCGTCGTCACGGGCGCCGGCGGATTCGTCGGTGCCCATCTCTGCCGGATCGCGGCGGACGCCGGCTTCTCGGTTTTCGCCGTCGGTCGGGAGGCGAAACGCCCCGATTCGCTGGACGGGTTCGTCGACGAGTATGTCGGTGTCGACCTGACCGAGGAGTGGCCGTCGCAGGTGCCCACGGACGCGGACGTGGTGCACCTCGCGGGCCTCGCGGCGGTCGGCGGATCGTTCCGCGATCCGCAGCTCTACCTGTCGTCGAACAGTGCGATGGTCACCCACCTCTGTGAGGCTTTGATGCGGGGCTCCGGCGGGGGACGCGTGGTAGGGGTCAGCTCAGGCGCGGTCTACGCGGCCGGTCCCGGCGACTCGTTCATCGACGAGGCATCGCCCGTGGGATTCTCGTCCCCATACGCCGTCAGCAAGGTCCTCGTCGAGAACCAGCTGTCGTACTACCGCGGCCGCGGTCTGGACACCGTGGTGGCGCGGCCTTTCAACCATTCCGGGCCGGGTCAGGGTGTGGGGTTCATCATTCCCGATCTCATCCGCCGTCTCGCGCAGACGTCCGCGGATGAGGTGTTGACCACGGGTTCGCTGAGCACGCGTCGCGACTACACCGATGTCCGCGATGTGGCGCGTGCCTATCTGGCGTTGATCACGGCGCCCAGGCTGGATCACGACGTCTACAACGTCGCGTCCGGCACCCCCCGTTCAGGGAGCGAGATCCTGGCCGCTGTCTGCGCCGCTCTCGGACGTCCCGTACCCGAGACCCGGCTCGATCCTGGACTGCTGCGGCCGAACGATCCCGCGTCCATCACCGGCGACGCCGGACGGTTGCGCGAGCAGACCGGGTGGGCGCCGCAGGTTTCGTTCGAGCAGATGATCGTTGAGAGCGTGTCGTCCGTCCTGGCCTGA
- a CDS encoding GDP-mannose 4,6-dehydratase, with protein MAASKRALITGVTGQDGGHLAELLHAKGYEVFGLIRGQNNPRKEATVAEFPYVTLIEGDLIDPTSLVRAVEVSDADEVYNLAAISHVGYSFKNPTLTADVTAKGVLNVLEAVRITGRAERTKVYQASTSEMFGGLDYNRPGAGYNENSLFHPRSPYGVAKLYGHWIAKNYRESYGMFVSCGILFNHEGERRGVEFVTRKITHAVARIKLGLQPNIELGDLWPKRDWGYAGDYVEGMWRMLQHSTPDDFVLATGETHSIEEFLTLAFAEIGIDDWRPYVVQNPAFLRPAEVDILLGDPSKAENELGWRREVDFPGLVKLMVAHDLAEQGRLQNR; from the coding sequence ATGGCTGCGAGTAAGAGAGCACTCATCACCGGTGTCACCGGCCAAGACGGAGGGCACCTGGCTGAGCTCTTGCACGCGAAGGGGTACGAAGTCTTCGGCCTGATCCGTGGGCAGAACAACCCGCGCAAGGAGGCGACCGTCGCCGAGTTCCCCTACGTGACGCTCATCGAGGGTGACCTGATCGACCCCACCTCGCTGGTGCGCGCGGTGGAGGTGAGCGACGCGGACGAGGTGTACAACCTGGCCGCGATCAGCCACGTCGGATATTCGTTCAAGAACCCGACGCTGACGGCCGACGTGACCGCCAAGGGGGTCCTCAACGTCCTCGAAGCCGTCCGCATCACCGGTCGCGCCGAGCGCACCAAGGTCTACCAGGCGTCGACTTCCGAGATGTTCGGCGGGCTCGACTACAACCGTCCCGGCGCCGGATACAACGAGAACTCGCTGTTCCACCCGCGCAGCCCCTACGGTGTCGCGAAGCTGTACGGCCACTGGATCGCGAAGAACTACCGCGAGAGCTACGGGATGTTCGTGTCCTGCGGCATCCTGTTCAACCACGAGGGCGAGCGTCGCGGCGTCGAGTTCGTGACGCGGAAGATCACCCACGCCGTGGCCCGCATCAAGCTCGGCCTGCAGCCGAACATCGAGCTCGGCGACCTGTGGCCCAAGCGCGACTGGGGCTACGCCGGCGACTACGTCGAGGGCATGTGGCGGATGCTGCAGCACTCCACCCCCGACGATTTCGTCCTCGCGACCGGTGAGACCCACTCCATCGAGGAGTTCCTCACCCTGGCGTTCGCCGAGATCGGCATCGACGACTGGCGCCCGTACGTGGTGCAGAACCCGGCCTTCCTGCGTCCCGCCGAGGTCGACATCCTGCTCGGCGACCCCTCGAAGGCGGAGAACGAGCTCGGGTGGCGTCGCGAAGTCGACTTCCCCGGACTGGTGAAGCTCATGGTCGCCCACGACCTGGCCGAACAGGGCCGCTTGCAGAACCGATGA
- a CDS encoding helix-turn-helix domain-containing protein has product MTAVFSGTPSLDGRSARTDTATFGGVSIIARTMPSARPFAIPEGVEGALVLAVVLGAPPGSGHRLHAVGSAGALIATSESLDPAVLPLARCQLTVLLPGSLLREVGLGDAPVLTLDTSNALFWPFVAFAWEAALSYERTSGLTAYYLERVLQEMVLGIAVASLGRTEPARVGLYAAAISVVNARAGDPDLTPVGVASELNVSLRTLQRMFAQRDSTVEREIRRARVQQALTMLDDPVYDALSVDRVAQSVGLSGGSSLARAFAAEGHPSPSVARKKRLKTDVATPSMGAGQPSLHTER; this is encoded by the coding sequence ATGACCGCGGTGTTCTCCGGAACGCCGTCGTTGGACGGACGATCTGCGCGAACGGACACCGCCACGTTCGGCGGTGTCTCCATCATCGCGCGGACCATGCCTTCGGCGCGCCCGTTCGCCATCCCGGAGGGGGTGGAAGGGGCTCTGGTACTGGCCGTGGTGCTGGGAGCGCCGCCGGGATCGGGTCATCGTCTCCACGCGGTCGGAAGTGCCGGAGCGCTCATCGCGACGTCCGAATCCCTCGACCCGGCCGTCCTTCCCCTGGCCCGGTGTCAGCTCACGGTCCTGCTTCCGGGGTCTCTGCTTCGCGAGGTCGGTCTCGGTGACGCCCCGGTTTTGACGCTGGACACCTCGAACGCCCTCTTCTGGCCGTTCGTCGCGTTCGCGTGGGAAGCAGCTCTCAGCTACGAGCGTACGAGTGGCCTCACGGCCTACTACCTGGAGCGCGTCCTGCAGGAGATGGTGCTCGGTATCGCCGTCGCCTCTCTCGGCCGTACGGAACCGGCCAGGGTCGGGCTGTACGCCGCGGCGATCTCGGTCGTGAATGCGCGCGCAGGCGACCCGGATCTCACTCCGGTGGGCGTCGCGTCGGAACTCAACGTCTCGCTGCGCACGCTGCAGCGCATGTTCGCGCAGCGGGATTCCACGGTCGAACGCGAGATTCGTCGAGCGCGGGTTCAGCAGGCTTTGACGATGCTCGACGATCCGGTCTACGACGCGCTGAGCGTCGACCGCGTCGCGCAATCGGTCGGGCTGTCCGGTGGATCCAGCCTGGCGCGCGCCTTCGCCGCCGAAGGGCATCCCAGCCCTTCCGTGGCCCGAAAGAAGCGGCTCAAGACTGACGTCGCGACCCCGTCCATGGGCGCTGGGCAGCCGTCTTTGCACACCGAGCGCTGA
- the rpsS gene encoding 30S ribosomal protein S19: MPRSLKKGPFVDEHLLRKVVSQNEAGSKNVIKTWSRRSMIIPAMLGHTIAVHDGRKHIPVFVTETMVGHKLGEFSPTRTFRGHVKDDKKGRRR, encoded by the coding sequence ATGCCTCGCAGCCTTAAGAAGGGCCCCTTCGTCGACGAGCACCTGCTTCGCAAGGTCGTCTCGCAGAACGAAGCCGGTTCGAAGAACGTCATCAAGACCTGGTCGCGCCGTTCGATGATCATCCCCGCCATGCTGGGACACACCATCGCCGTGCACGACGGACGCAAGCACATCCCCGTGTTCGTGACCGAGACCATGGTCGGCCACAAGCTGGGCGAGTTCTCGCCCACCCGCACCTTCCGCGGCCACGTGAAGGACGACAAGAAGGGCCGTCGCCGCTAA
- the rplB gene encoding 50S ribosomal protein L2: protein MAIRKYKPTTPGRRGSSVADFAEITRSTPEKSLLRPLSKTGGRNNQGRITTRHIGGGHKRQYRLIDFRRNDKDGIDAKVAHIEYDPNRTARIALLHYKDGEKRYILAPNKLQQGDIIESGAGADIKPGNNLPLRNIPTGTVIHAIELRPGGGAKMARSAGASVRLVAKDGPYAQLRLPSGEIRNVDVRCRATIGEVGNAEQSNINWGKAGRKRWKGVRPTVRGVAMNPVDHPHGGGEGKTSGGRHPVSPWGKAEGRTRHANKESDKLIVRRRTAGKKRK from the coding sequence ATGGCTATTCGCAAGTACAAGCCCACGACGCCCGGTCGCCGCGGCTCGTCGGTGGCCGACTTCGCCGAGATCACCCGATCGACGCCTGAGAAGTCGCTGCTGCGCCCGCTGTCGAAGACCGGTGGCCGCAACAACCAGGGCCGCATCACGACGCGTCACATCGGTGGCGGTCACAAGCGCCAGTACCGTCTGATCGACTTCCGTCGCAACGACAAGGACGGCATCGACGCCAAGGTCGCTCACATCGAGTACGACCCCAACCGCACCGCGCGCATCGCGCTCCTGCACTACAAGGACGGCGAGAAGCGGTACATCCTCGCCCCCAACAAGCTGCAGCAGGGCGACATCATCGAGTCCGGTGCCGGCGCCGACATCAAGCCCGGCAACAACCTGCCGCTGCGCAACATCCCCACCGGTACGGTGATCCACGCGATTGAGCTCCGTCCCGGGGGAGGAGCGAAGATGGCCCGTTCGGCCGGCGCCTCCGTGCGTCTGGTCGCCAAGGACGGCCCCTACGCTCAGCTGCGTCTGCCTTCCGGCGAGATCCGCAACGTCGACGTGCGCTGCCGCGCCACGATCGGCGAGGTCGGCAACGCCGAGCAGTCGAACATCAACTGGGGCAAGGCCGGCCGCAAGCGCTGGAAGGGTGTCCGTCCCACCGTCCGTGGTGTCGCCATGAACCCGGTCGACCACCCGCACGGTGGTGGTGAGGGCAAGACGTCCGGTGGTCGTCACCCCGTTTCGCCGTGGGGTAAGGCCGAAGGCCGTACCCGCCACGCGAACAAGGAAAGCGACAAGCTGATCGTCCGCCGTCGCACCGCCGGCAAGAAGCGTAAGTAG
- the rplW gene encoding 50S ribosomal protein L23, with protein sequence MTAVNKDPRDIILKPVVSEKSYSLIDEGKYTFLVDPRASKTEIKLAIEKIFGVKVASVNTINRVGKARRTRFGIGKRKDTKRAIVSLKSGTIDIFTAVG encoded by the coding sequence ATGACCGCCGTCAACAAGGACCCGCGCGACATCATCCTGAAGCCGGTCGTCTCCGAGAAGAGCTACTCGCTCATCGACGAGGGCAAGTACACGTTCCTCGTGGACCCCCGCGCCTCGAAGACCGAGATCAAGCTCGCGATCGAGAAGATCTTCGGCGTCAAGGTGGCTTCGGTCAACACGATCAACCGCGTGGGCAAGGCCCGCCGCACCCGCTTCGGCATCGGCAAGCGCAAGGACACCAAGCGCGCGATCGTCAGCCTCAAGTCGGGCACCATCGACATCTTCACGGCAGTCGGCTGA